The following proteins are co-located in the Parafannyhessea umbonata genome:
- a CDS encoding GntR family transcriptional regulator, which translates to MKLEEGGLTPLYQQVMEDLKDDIERGKYPAGCRIPSEAELSQMYSVSRITVRRAVSELAAEGYLSKKQGKGTFVNRRKLIRKICQKSEIQSFTETCAEDGRVAGAKVLGVEVVKAREGEREFLGLGEGAELVHVKRLRTADDVPIMLENNFYPLEGFEFLLEADLSDTSIFDYVQKRTGRVPRGDDLCTLEVVRASPEEASALKVAVGEPLFYEKIDFTDQDGRPFLIGKQYIVCSLYVFNI; encoded by the coding sequence ATGAAGCTTGAGGAAGGCGGTCTGACCCCGCTTTACCAGCAGGTGATGGAGGACCTCAAGGACGATATCGAGCGCGGCAAGTACCCCGCGGGCTGCCGCATTCCCTCCGAGGCGGAGCTCTCGCAGATGTATTCCGTAAGCCGGATCACCGTGAGGCGTGCCGTGTCCGAGCTTGCGGCGGAGGGCTATCTCAGCAAGAAGCAGGGCAAGGGCACCTTCGTGAACCGGCGCAAGCTCATTCGCAAGATTTGCCAGAAGAGCGAAATCCAGAGCTTCACGGAGACCTGCGCGGAGGACGGGCGCGTCGCGGGCGCGAAGGTGCTGGGCGTCGAGGTCGTGAAGGCGCGCGAGGGTGAGAGGGAGTTCCTTGGCCTTGGGGAGGGTGCCGAGCTCGTCCACGTGAAGCGCCTGCGCACGGCGGACGACGTGCCCATCATGCTCGAGAACAACTTCTATCCGCTCGAGGGCTTCGAGTTCCTGCTCGAGGCGGACCTTTCGGACACGTCGATCTTCGACTACGTGCAGAAGCGGACCGGACGCGTCCCCCGCGGCGACGACCTCTGCACGCTCGAGGTGGTGCGCGCGAGCCCCGAGGAGGCATCCGCCCTTAAGGTGGCCGTGGGGGAGCCCCTCTTTTACGAGAAGATCGACTTCACGGACCAGGACGGACGACCGTTCCTGATAGGCAAGCAGTACATCGTGTGCAGCCTGTACGTCTTCAACATCTGA
- the uvrB gene encoding excinuclease ABC subunit UvrB has protein sequence MAQVVSGDARELPREDASAAEGRSFVDEKGETIEYEPLAGTREAKERYGAELKRFGLEHGDERLEVVSPYQPAGDQPKAIASLAKGVEDGLRYQTLLGVTGSGKTFSMAKTIEAVQKPTLIMEPNKTLAAQVASEMRELFPNNAVVYFVSYYDYYQPEAYVPQTDTYIEKDASINEEVEKLRHQATSSLLSRRDVIVVASVSCIYGIGSPQDYAGLAPNVDKSVPLERDDLVHELIDIQYDRNDYDLQRGMFRVRGDTVDVFPPYAENPLRISFFGDEVELIAEIDGVTGEIVREYDAIPIWPASHYVTARPKINHAIKTIEEELEHRVKELKDNDMILEAQRLSQRTGYDIEMLETMGYCSGIENYSRHMDGRRPGEPPYTLIDYFPSDMLCIIDESHVTVPQIRGMYEGDRSRKVTLVDHGFRLPSALDNRPLRFDEFEQRIPQFIYVSATPGDYEEHVSQNEVEQVIRPTGLLDPEVELRPVRGQIDDLLDEIRVRIARKERVLVTTLTKRMAEDLTDHLLDEGIRVNYMHSDTATLDRIDIIRDLRLGRIDVLVGINLLREGLDIPEVSLVAILDADKEGFLRNRRSLIQTMGRAARNAQGKVIMYADSVTDSMREAMDETARRRRIQMAFNEEHGIVPKTIKKSITDVTSFIAEADETLGTKSRVDGKFFTAAGGEGERQGDAEEEHERTIQSVADELLALPKQEVAQVMGSLQDEMLQASADMDFERAARLRDQIVELQARLEGTSEKDVMDRLKAGARKGSAHATRRHYKRKKH, from the coding sequence ATGGCTCAGGTGGTATCGGGTGACGCACGGGAGCTTCCGCGGGAAGACGCCTCCGCTGCGGAGGGGCGTTCGTTCGTGGACGAGAAGGGCGAGACCATCGAGTACGAGCCCCTTGCCGGGACGCGAGAGGCGAAGGAGCGCTACGGGGCGGAGCTCAAGCGCTTCGGCTTGGAGCACGGGGACGAGAGGCTCGAGGTGGTCTCGCCGTACCAGCCTGCCGGCGACCAGCCGAAGGCCATCGCAAGCCTGGCGAAGGGCGTAGAGGACGGTCTCCGCTACCAGACGCTTCTGGGCGTCACGGGTAGTGGCAAGACCTTCTCGATGGCCAAGACCATCGAGGCGGTGCAGAAGCCCACGCTCATCATGGAGCCCAACAAGACGCTCGCGGCGCAGGTTGCGAGCGAGATGCGCGAGCTCTTTCCCAACAACGCCGTCGTGTACTTCGTGAGCTACTACGACTACTACCAACCGGAGGCCTACGTACCGCAGACGGACACGTACATAGAGAAGGACGCCTCCATCAACGAGGAGGTCGAGAAGCTCCGTCACCAGGCCACGTCGAGCCTCCTCAGCAGGCGCGACGTCATCGTGGTCGCGTCCGTCAGCTGCATCTACGGCATCGGCAGCCCCCAGGACTATGCGGGACTCGCGCCGAACGTGGACAAGAGCGTCCCTCTGGAGCGCGACGACCTCGTGCACGAGCTCATCGACATCCAGTACGACAGGAACGACTACGACCTGCAGCGCGGCATGTTCCGCGTGCGCGGCGACACTGTGGACGTGTTCCCGCCCTATGCGGAGAACCCGCTGCGCATAAGCTTCTTCGGCGACGAGGTGGAGCTCATCGCGGAGATTGACGGCGTCACGGGCGAGATCGTCCGCGAGTACGACGCCATCCCCATCTGGCCGGCCTCCCACTACGTCACGGCGCGGCCGAAGATCAACCACGCCATCAAGACGATAGAGGAGGAGCTCGAGCACCGCGTCAAGGAGCTGAAGGACAACGACATGATCCTCGAGGCGCAGCGCCTGAGCCAGAGGACCGGCTACGACATCGAGATGCTCGAGACCATGGGCTATTGCTCCGGCATCGAGAACTATTCGAGGCACATGGACGGTCGCAGACCGGGCGAGCCCCCGTACACGCTGATCGACTACTTTCCGAGCGACATGCTCTGCATCATCGACGAGTCGCACGTGACGGTGCCGCAGATCAGGGGCATGTACGAGGGCGACCGGTCACGCAAGGTCACGCTCGTGGACCACGGCTTCCGCCTTCCGTCCGCGCTCGACAACAGGCCGCTGCGCTTCGACGAGTTCGAGCAGCGCATCCCCCAGTTCATCTATGTGTCTGCCACCCCCGGCGACTACGAGGAGCACGTGAGCCAGAACGAGGTGGAGCAGGTCATCAGGCCAACGGGCCTGCTCGATCCGGAGGTGGAGCTCAGGCCGGTGCGTGGCCAGATAGACGACCTTCTGGACGAGATTCGGGTCCGCATCGCACGCAAGGAGCGCGTACTTGTGACCACGCTCACGAAGCGCATGGCGGAGGACCTGACGGACCACCTCCTCGACGAGGGCATCCGCGTCAACTACATGCACTCCGACACGGCGACCCTCGACCGCATCGACATCATCCGCGACCTGAGGCTCGGCAGGATCGACGTGCTCGTGGGCATCAACCTGCTGCGCGAGGGCCTGGACATCCCCGAGGTCTCGCTCGTCGCGATCCTCGACGCGGACAAGGAGGGCTTCCTCCGCAACCGCCGCTCGCTCATCCAGACCATGGGCCGCGCCGCGCGTAACGCCCAGGGCAAGGTCATCATGTACGCGGACAGCGTGACGGACTCCATGCGCGAGGCCATGGACGAGACGGCGCGCCGTCGCCGCATCCAGATGGCCTTCAACGAGGAGCACGGCATCGTCCCGAAGACCATCAAGAAGTCGATCACGGACGTCACGAGCTTCATCGCGGAGGCGGACGAGACGCTTGGCACCAAGTCGCGCGTGGACGGCAAGTTCTTCACCGCGGCAGGCGGCGAGGGCGAGCGCCAGGGGGATGCCGAGGAGGAGCACGAGAGGACGATCCAGTCCGTGGCCGACGAGCTCCTTGCCCTGCCTAAGCAGGAGGTCGCCCAGGTCATGGGCTCGCTTCAGGACGAGATGCTCCAGGCGTCCGCGGACATGGACTTCGAGCGCGCCGCGCGCCTTCGCGACCAGATCGTGGAGCTGCAGGCGCGTCTTGAGGGAACGAGCGAGAAGGACGTGATGGACCGCCTGAAGGCCGGTGCGCGCAAGGGGTCTGCCCACGCCACCCGCAGGCACTATAAGAGGAAGAAGCACTAG
- a CDS encoding lytic transglycosylase domain-containing protein — protein MADTRFWRWFRTIPIVCMLAVCIASAGASLLPTQVVRRVFYPVEHADAIERASQRYGVDKYLICAVIKCESNWDERAESSAGAVGLMQLMPSTSEAVAKMGLVDSSTYPPDNLTDAETNIMYGTAYLSYLQKNLSSRDQVIAAYNAGLGSVSKWLANGDDISSQIQYSETASYLVRVNEAYDRYRQFYPEGIQSQG, from the coding sequence ATGGCTGACACCAGATTCTGGCGGTGGTTCAGGACCATACCCATCGTGTGCATGCTGGCGGTGTGCATCGCTTCCGCGGGGGCGAGCCTCCTTCCCACGCAGGTCGTGAGGCGCGTGTTCTATCCCGTGGAGCACGCGGACGCGATAGAGCGGGCCTCCCAGCGCTACGGCGTGGACAAGTACCTGATCTGCGCGGTCATCAAGTGCGAGTCGAACTGGGACGAGCGGGCAGAGTCCTCGGCGGGCGCCGTCGGGCTCATGCAGCTCATGCCGTCCACGTCCGAGGCCGTGGCGAAGATGGGGCTCGTGGACTCGTCCACGTACCCGCCGGACAACCTCACCGACGCGGAGACAAACATCATGTATGGCACGGCGTACCTCTCGTACCTGCAGAAGAACCTCTCGTCGCGCGACCAGGTCATCGCGGCGTACAACGCGGGCCTTGGCTCGGTCTCGAAGTGGCTCGCGAACGGGGACGACATCTCGTCCCAGATCCAGTACTCCGAGACGGCCTCCTACCTCGTGAGGGTGAACGAGGCGTACGACCGCTACAGGCAGTTCTACCCAGAAGGAATCCAGTCGCAGGGGTAG
- the coaE gene encoding dephospho-CoA kinase (Dephospho-CoA kinase (CoaE) performs the final step in coenzyme A biosynthesis.), with the protein MYIVFLAGGIASGKSTVAREFERLGAWRIDLDRISRDVLEPESECTLAIADAFGQDVLDPNTGALRRGLLAKRAFASEDAARLLEKIELPYIRQGLEQALSQDACASAEPPCAVVEIPLLDRMEDSLAMADEVVCVTCPLAVRRERAIGRGMRGEDFDARAARQPTDDYLRSKSDVEIANDGDEKDLASKVHTWWDAHERFGWKASGERGVMHG; encoded by the coding sequence ATGTACATCGTGTTCCTTGCGGGCGGCATCGCATCTGGCAAGTCGACCGTGGCTCGCGAGTTCGAGCGCCTAGGCGCGTGGCGCATAGACCTGGACCGCATCTCGCGCGACGTCCTGGAGCCTGAAAGCGAGTGCACGCTCGCGATCGCGGACGCCTTCGGGCAGGACGTGCTCGACCCCAACACGGGGGCGCTGCGTAGGGGCCTGCTCGCGAAGCGCGCCTTTGCCTCCGAGGACGCGGCGCGCCTGTTGGAGAAGATCGAGCTTCCCTACATCAGGCAGGGCCTCGAGCAGGCGCTCTCGCAGGATGCGTGCGCCTCGGCGGAGCCGCCGTGTGCCGTGGTAGAGATACCACTGCTCGACCGCATGGAGGACTCTCTTGCCATGGCGGACGAGGTCGTGTGCGTGACCTGCCCCCTCGCGGTCCGTCGCGAGCGCGCCATCGGGCGCGGGATGCGCGGCGAGGACTTCGACGCGCGGGCGGCGCGCCAGCCAACTGACGACTACCTGCGCTCGAAGAGCGACGTCGAGATCGCAAACGACGGGGACGAGAAGGACCTTGCGTCCAAGGTGCACACGTGGTGGGATGCCCACGAGCGCTTTGGCTGGAAGGCGAGCGGCGAGAGGGGCGTGATGCATGGCTGA
- the rpsA gene encoding 30S ribosomal protein S1 — MSEIQNSSIFSLDDMSDEEMNSLIDGTITDFDEGDLVTGTVVKIEHDEVLLDIGFKSEGVIPARELSIRKDVNPEDVVSLGDTIEALVLQKEDKEGRLILSKKRAEYERAWNRVEEKFNAGENVEGEVIEVVKGGLILDIGLRGFLPASLVDLRRVKDLNAYLGTRIEARVIEMDRNRNNVVLSRRVVLEEARKAERSEILSKLKPGMRLRGTVSSIVDFGAFVDLGGIDGLIHISELSWNHVNHPSEVVKVGQEVEVQVLDVDLNRERISLGLKQTTEDPWRTLVKKYPVGAIVEGTVTKLVTFGVFVDLGDGVEGLVHISEMAKQHVDQPSQVCSVGDKVQVKVMEIDLDRRRISLSMKAAAETLGVEVEVKPLDKPEEDEKPVEE, encoded by the coding sequence TTGAGTGAGATTCAGAACTCGTCCATCTTCTCCCTGGATGACATGTCCGACGAGGAGATGAACAGCCTCATCGACGGTACGATTACCGACTTTGATGAGGGCGATCTTGTGACGGGCACCGTCGTCAAGATTGAGCACGATGAGGTTCTGCTGGACATCGGCTTCAAGTCCGAGGGCGTCATCCCCGCCCGCGAGCTTTCCATCCGCAAGGATGTCAACCCCGAGGACGTCGTCTCCCTGGGCGACACCATCGAGGCCCTCGTTCTCCAGAAGGAGGACAAGGAGGGTCGTCTGATCCTCTCCAAGAAGCGCGCGGAGTACGAGCGTGCCTGGAACCGCGTCGAGGAGAAGTTCAACGCTGGCGAGAACGTCGAGGGCGAGGTCATCGAGGTCGTCAAGGGCGGCCTTATCCTCGACATCGGCCTGCGCGGCTTCCTGCCCGCCTCCCTCGTCGACCTTCGTCGCGTCAAGGACCTCAACGCCTACCTCGGCACCCGCATCGAGGCTCGCGTCATCGAGATGGACCGCAACCGCAACAACGTCGTCCTCTCCCGTCGCGTCGTCCTCGAGGAGGCCCGCAAGGCCGAGCGCTCGGAGATCCTCTCCAAGCTCAAGCCTGGCATGCGCCTTCGTGGCACCGTGTCCTCGATCGTCGACTTCGGCGCGTTCGTCGACCTCGGCGGCATCGACGGCCTCATCCACATCTCCGAGCTCTCCTGGAACCACGTCAACCACCCCTCCGAGGTCGTCAAGGTCGGCCAGGAGGTCGAGGTTCAGGTTCTCGACGTGGACCTCAACCGCGAGCGCATCTCCCTTGGCCTGAAGCAGACCACCGAGGATCCCTGGAGGACCCTGGTCAAGAAGTACCCCGTCGGCGCCATCGTCGAGGGCACTGTCACCAAGCTCGTCACCTTCGGCGTCTTCGTCGACCTCGGTGACGGCGTCGAGGGCCTCGTGCACATCTCCGAGATGGCCAAGCAGCACGTGGACCAGCCGTCCCAGGTCTGCTCCGTGGGCGACAAGGTCCAGGTCAAGGTCATGGAGATCGACCTCGACCGTCGTCGCATCTCCCTGTCCATGAAGGCCGCTGCCGAGACGCTGGGCGTCGAGGTCGAGGTCAAGCCTCTGGACAAGCCCGAGGAGGACGAGAAGCCCGTCGAGGAGTAG
- a CDS encoding HAD family hydrolase, with product MIRAVLFDLDDTLLDINLTAFVARWASGKARILAKASGIPYPIVMERLARSYMRVNDQTRDDQMTNEQLLNETFFSLTSIPLDDPAIADAIGFYERECLEPLKGGIVMAAPKIGARQTVEKAMSMGLTVALATNPTLSMDVDRVRMRWAGVDDIDFALVSHIANSTRTKPCARYYQEFAAQLGLAPQECLMVGNDAARDFPRPDIGMSTAYVGHGWPRKAVFRGPIEALGARLPEIVDLLDSRQDLR from the coding sequence GTGATCAGGGCAGTGCTTTTCGATCTTGACGATACCCTGCTTGACATAAACCTCACGGCGTTCGTGGCGCGCTGGGCGTCTGGCAAGGCCCGGATACTCGCGAAGGCCTCCGGCATCCCCTACCCCATCGTGATGGAGAGGCTCGCGCGCAGCTACATGCGCGTGAACGACCAGACCCGCGACGACCAGATGACGAACGAGCAGCTCCTGAACGAGACGTTCTTCTCGCTCACCTCCATTCCCTTGGACGACCCGGCCATCGCGGACGCCATCGGCTTCTACGAGCGCGAGTGCCTCGAGCCCCTCAAGGGCGGCATCGTGATGGCGGCGCCAAAGATAGGGGCGCGCCAGACGGTCGAGAAGGCCATGTCGATGGGGCTGACGGTCGCCCTTGCCACCAACCCAACCCTCAGCATGGACGTCGACCGCGTGCGCATGCGCTGGGCGGGCGTGGACGACATCGACTTCGCGCTGGTGAGCCACATCGCGAACTCGACCCGCACGAAGCCGTGCGCCCGCTACTACCAGGAGTTCGCCGCTCAGCTTGGCCTTGCTCCGCAGGAGTGCCTCATGGTGGGAAACGACGCGGCGCGAGACTTCCCGCGGCCGGACATAGGCATGAGCACCGCGTACGTCGGCCACGGCTGGCCGCGTAAGGCCGTGTTCCGTGGTCCCATAGAGGCCCTGGGGGCGCGCCTTCCCGAGATCGTCGATCTTTTGGACTCCCGTCAGGACCTGCGCTGA